A single region of the Flavobacteriales bacterium genome encodes:
- a CDS encoding patatin-like phospholipase family protein, translating to MNKVKILSIDGGGIRGIIPAVILSAIEDGIRARKGEQARLADHVHLVAGTSTGGIIACGMLIPDEVDNLRPRYTMAEVLDIYMERGKDIFDRSALHKFLTVDGLFDEKYEATGLEKALLEKFGNTLLSELLRPCIVTAYDIQYRKTVFLGSHKTDEGRNTGRDFLVRHVARGTSAAPTYFEAANVPSIAGVHHALIDGGVFANNPAMCAYAEARGMTLADIEKPTAKDMFMLSIGTGSVKREYPYAEAKDYGKLKWVQPVIDIMMSGNSETVSYQLEKLFDAGGNPSGYIRIEPELHNAKSEMDDASPENLAALKEAGIKFVSDNPDVIKGIIETLLDETPPQP from the coding sequence ATGAACAAAGTCAAGATACTTTCGATAGACGGTGGCGGCATCCGCGGCATCATCCCTGCGGTCATCCTCAGCGCCATCGAAGATGGAATAAGGGCCCGAAAGGGAGAGCAGGCCCGCTTGGCCGACCACGTTCATCTTGTGGCAGGCACTAGCACAGGCGGCATCATTGCTTGTGGTATGCTGATACCGGATGAGGTGGACAACCTGCGCCCACGTTATACTATGGCCGAGGTACTCGACATATACATGGAAAGAGGTAAAGATATTTTTGACCGTTCTGCTCTACATAAGTTTCTAACCGTTGACGGTTTATTCGATGAAAAATACGAGGCCACTGGTCTGGAAAAGGCATTGCTTGAGAAATTCGGCAACACCCTACTGAGCGAGCTGCTGCGTCCGTGCATCGTGACGGCATACGACATCCAATATCGTAAGACGGTTTTCTTGGGCAGCCACAAGACCGATGAGGGCCGAAACACAGGTCGCGATTTTCTGGTGCGGCATGTGGCACGTGGCACATCGGCCGCTCCCACCTATTTTGAAGCAGCAAATGTGCCTTCCATAGCAGGGGTGCACCACGCATTGATAGATGGAGGCGTGTTTGCCAACAACCCCGCCATGTGCGCCTATGCCGAAGCCAGAGGAATGACCTTGGCAGACATTGAAAAACCTACGGCCAAGGACATGTTCATGCTTAGTATCGGCACAGGATCGGTGAAGAGAGAGTATCCCTACGCTGAAGCAAAGGATTACGGCAAGTTGAAATGGGTACAACCGGTCATCGACATCATGATGAGCGGCAACTCTGAAACCGTTTCGTATCAATTAGAGAAACTATTTGATGCAGGTGGCAATCCGAGCGGATACATCCGCATAGAGCCCGAATTGCACAATGCCAAATCGGAGATGGATGATGCATCGCCCGAAAACCTTGCCGCACTAAAGGAAGCAGGCATCAAATTCGTTTCCGACAATCCTGATGTAATCAAGGGAATCATTGAAACTCTTTTGGATGAAACACCTCCACAGCCATGA
- a CDS encoding T9SS type A sorting domain-containing protein produces MKMIINNKFMTQCKQAFILSLIPLLTSISELPVPLPAPSGSHSIAICTSGSLIGFGNNNSCQMGNGSTSFSVDPPVAVSSLTNVVATSTGAGHTLALKDDGSVWVWGFNNQGQSAQSGTADVCSPTQVSSLGCAVAVSAGGAFSMALMADGTIYTWGSNSNGQLGSGSMSPSTRYTPAQVTGITNAIAISAGYQHAMALLDDGTVKVWGYGYDGQMGNGTSGPTASNNPTPISPTLAGVVRIEAGGNHNLALQNAGKLYVWGDNLKGQLGLGDYTDRTVPTSSSISSGTIIDMAAGIDHTIILNSNGTLRVCGNSVKRQLGICSGGTYNTGQNGPSISGIVDVQTSSSFDHNLAITSSGALYTWGNNDAGQLGVGTGPGYECNPQHVNYSGSGVCSVKPSVDVQPQPCCVAIQDEGRTTLEGSYAAGSMSYYSQNLALTGPITLTSGNHYLVDCDVVCESDASITINSGAKLFIQSGSHLYACGDMWQGIDAKTGSRISVQSSSLIEDAEVAVDVEYGALYNINTAIFNKNYTHFYKHMPSGSVGGLTGDYVIAKSKFLCQTTASIGGTPVHTTLLAPHAGQRTDVALLAVGVPKLLVGNTNAANANTVDNANWGIFDWTVGRVQVMHNILRDIGNGGVYAVYGPGAGGETIDIIDNDFLRMPYPVFCYDNDHTVRSHINYNFINFDGMGTPPPTGMTGITYEEITPASGGNLNYVDISGNTIYKAPTGIRLANLLGDNNNQKASIYVFDNNITHQQAQGEQGAGIRLENVVQSSVVDNDISHPTSATNWWETAIRSTSGSNGNGFYCNYIHHIGNGMLFEGYQTTNTTVANNDFEVNHRAFMINWGDVGPQPNGTGIPHDNEWIDTSYWDVTNYKYTTQVLGTHTHTTSFDVRTAAPSVYYPNDNNIYDLGGYPIPLSVIGNSWQYGCVVNGLHANFKTDGSEEVTEQPDYTSITEPTAAQSEREANQQWIAQYGLYGHLKRNSSVAAENVSLSNFLSENIDGNIGKLQRILGAFNQSEGGTLQQEAASNLVNIQPMNSVEQTLKDVLTVLYDNAGDMHNMSEETTAQLREIAIRCPLDDGMGVYMARAALLKVDTLPKNYTNECEQIPHSDEAKNKTSEGNTSDWMVYPNPNNGQLVIEHNMALDEVGIVEVFDLSGRTVYQAKLQPSSSNQVLQMEGLQPGLYLLRAVANGSVKLSEQISVIK; encoded by the coding sequence ATGAAAATGATAATTAACAACAAATTTATGACTCAATGTAAACAAGCATTCATACTATCACTGATTCCACTTCTTACCAGTATTTCGGAGTTGCCTGTGCCTCTGCCTGCACCATCAGGCAGTCACTCCATCGCCATTTGTACCTCCGGTAGCCTGATTGGATTCGGAAACAACAATTCCTGCCAGATGGGAAATGGTTCCACTAGTTTTAGCGTTGACCCGCCTGTGGCGGTTTCTTCTCTAACAAATGTGGTTGCAACTTCTACTGGGGCCGGGCACACTTTGGCTCTCAAAGATGATGGAAGTGTTTGGGTGTGGGGATTCAACAATCAGGGGCAGTCTGCACAATCAGGTACAGCAGATGTCTGCTCTCCAACTCAGGTCAGTTCCTTAGGCTGTGCAGTAGCCGTTTCGGCAGGAGGAGCGTTCTCCATGGCACTTATGGCAGATGGGACCATTTATACCTGGGGGAGCAATTCCAACGGCCAGTTGGGTTCAGGTAGCATGTCGCCAAGTACGCGTTACACGCCTGCACAAGTAACCGGTATAACTAACGCCATAGCCATATCTGCAGGCTATCAGCATGCCATGGCCTTGCTAGACGATGGAACCGTAAAGGTCTGGGGCTATGGCTATGATGGCCAGATGGGGAATGGTACCAGTGGACCTACAGCTTCAAACAACCCTACACCGATCAGCCCAACCCTTGCAGGGGTTGTTCGTATCGAGGCAGGAGGCAATCATAATCTGGCACTTCAGAACGCAGGAAAACTATACGTGTGGGGCGACAACCTGAAGGGCCAGTTGGGTCTTGGTGACTACACGGACAGGACAGTGCCAACCAGTAGCAGTATCTCATCTGGTACCATCATCGATATGGCCGCTGGTATTGACCATACCATCATCCTCAACTCCAACGGCACGCTTAGGGTCTGCGGAAACAGTGTAAAACGTCAACTGGGCATCTGTTCAGGCGGCACATACAACACCGGGCAAAACGGTCCATCCATCAGTGGTATTGTAGATGTGCAGACCTCATCGTCTTTCGACCATAATCTGGCTATAACGAGCTCAGGTGCGCTTTATACCTGGGGGAATAATGATGCGGGTCAATTAGGCGTAGGCACCGGGCCGGGTTATGAATGCAACCCTCAGCATGTAAACTATTCCGGTAGTGGTGTATGTTCCGTAAAGCCTTCTGTTGATGTACAGCCGCAACCATGCTGCGTAGCGATACAGGATGAGGGCAGGACCACCTTGGAAGGAAGTTATGCTGCTGGCAGTATGTCTTACTACAGTCAAAATCTAGCGCTTACTGGCCCGATCACCCTAACAAGCGGTAACCATTACCTTGTGGACTGTGATGTGGTTTGCGAATCGGATGCTTCCATTACAATCAACAGCGGAGCAAAACTTTTCATCCAGTCAGGGTCACACCTATACGCCTGTGGCGATATGTGGCAGGGCATTGATGCCAAGACCGGAAGCCGTATTTCCGTGCAGTCCAGTTCTCTGATAGAAGATGCGGAAGTGGCAGTTGATGTGGAGTATGGAGCGCTCTATAATATCAACACCGCCATCTTCAATAAGAATTACACGCATTTCTATAAGCACATGCCATCGGGTTCGGTAGGTGGATTGACGGGCGATTATGTCATAGCCAAATCCAAATTCCTTTGCCAGACAACTGCCAGCATAGGTGGCACACCGGTGCATACCACGCTACTGGCACCCCATGCCGGGCAAAGAACAGATGTGGCCCTGTTAGCCGTAGGCGTGCCCAAGTTGCTGGTAGGCAATACCAATGCGGCCAATGCCAACACGGTTGACAATGCCAACTGGGGCATATTCGATTGGACAGTGGGCCGTGTGCAGGTAATGCACAACATACTGCGCGATATTGGCAATGGTGGTGTTTATGCCGTTTATGGCCCTGGCGCAGGTGGCGAGACCATCGACATCATTGACAATGACTTCCTTCGGATGCCGTACCCCGTTTTTTGTTACGATAACGACCATACGGTCCGTTCTCACATCAACTATAACTTCATTAACTTTGATGGAATGGGCACCCCACCCCCAACAGGCATGACAGGAATAACCTACGAGGAGATAACTCCAGCAAGCGGAGGCAATCTCAACTACGTGGACATTTCCGGGAACACTATTTACAAGGCACCGACAGGCATCCGCCTGGCAAACCTGCTTGGCGACAACAACAATCAGAAAGCCTCGATTTACGTTTTCGATAATAACATTACCCACCAGCAGGCTCAAGGCGAACAAGGTGCTGGTATTCGATTGGAGAACGTGGTGCAAAGTTCTGTGGTTGACAACGACATAAGCCACCCCACCAGTGCCACCAACTGGTGGGAGACCGCCATCCGCTCCACATCGGGCAGCAACGGCAATGGGTTCTATTGCAACTACATACACCACATTGGCAACGGAATGCTCTTCGAAGGCTACCAGACCACCAACACCACCGTGGCCAACAACGACTTTGAGGTGAACCACCGCGCCTTTATGATAAACTGGGGCGATGTGGGCCCACAGCCCAACGGAACAGGCATACCGCATGATAATGAGTGGATAGACACAAGTTATTGGGACGTGACCAACTACAAGTACACCACGCAGGTGTTGGGTACACACACCCATACCACCTCGTTCGATGTGCGCACGGCAGCACCTTCGGTGTATTATCCGAATGATAATAACATATATGACCTAGGCGGTTATCCTATCCCTCTGAGTGTCATAGGTAACTCGTGGCAATACGGATGTGTGGTGAACGGACTGCATGCCAACTTCAAGACCGATGGCTCTGAGGAAGTGACAGAACAGCCCGACTATACCAGTATTACTGAACCCACTGCTGCACAGAGCGAAAGAGAGGCCAATCAACAATGGATAGCCCAATACGGTTTGTATGGTCATCTGAAGCGTAATAGCTCGGTTGCAGCGGAGAATGTGTCGTTGTCCAACTTTCTTTCGGAAAACATAGACGGCAACATTGGCAAGTTGCAACGTATATTAGGTGCTTTCAACCAATCGGAAGGTGGCACCCTACAACAGGAAGCCGCGAGCAATTTGGTCAACATACAACCCATGAACAGTGTAGAACAAACACTGAAGGACGTGCTCACTGTGCTGTACGATAATGCGGGGGATATGCACAACATGTCTGAGGAAACAACGGCCCAGTTACGCGAGATCGCCATACGTTGTCCCCTTGATGATGGCATGGGTGTTTATATGGCTAGGGCGGCACTGCTGAAGGTAGATACCTTACCTAAGAATTACACCAATGAGTGCGAGCAGATCCCGCATTCAGACGAAGCCAAGAACAAAACCAGCGAGGGCAATACAAGTGATTGGATGGTATACCCTAACCCCAATAATGGACAATTGGTAATTGAGCATAACATGGCTCTTGATGAAGTGGGTATTGTAGAGGTTTTCGACCTTTCAGGAAGAACGGTATATCAGGCCAAACTCCAACCAAGCTCTTCGAACCAAGTTCTCCAAATGGAAGGCCTTCAGCCTGGGCTGTACCTTCTACGAGCAGTTGCAAACGGTTCGGTGAAACTATCAGAACAGATTTCCGTCATCAAGTAA